One Mycolicibacterium pulveris genomic region harbors:
- the rpsH gene encoding 30S ribosomal protein S8, whose amino-acid sequence MTMTDPIADFLTRLRNANSAYHDEVRLPHSKLKANIAEILKNEGYISDYRTEDARVGKSLVVQLKYGPSRERSIAGLRRVSKPGLRVYAKSTNLPRVLGGLGVAIISTSSGLKTDRQAAREGVGGEVLAYVW is encoded by the coding sequence ATGACGATGACGGATCCGATCGCAGACTTCTTGACGCGTCTGCGCAACGCCAATTCGGCGTATCACGACGAGGTGCGGTTGCCGCATTCGAAATTGAAGGCCAACATCGCCGAGATCCTCAAGAACGAGGGCTACATCTCCGATTACCGCACCGAAGACGCTCGGGTCGGCAAATCGCTGGTGGTGCAACTGAAGTACGGGCCAAGCCGGGAGCGCAGCATCGCCGGCCTGCGCCGGGTGTCCAAGCCCGGTCTGCGCGTGTACGCGAAATCCACCAACCTGCCGCGGGTGCTCGGCGGCCTTGGCGTGGCGATCATCTCGACGTCGTCCGGGCTGAAGACCGACCGCCAGGCTGCTCGCGAGGGCGTGGGCGGCGAAGTCCTCGCGTACGTGTGGTGA
- a CDS encoding NAD(P)-dependent oxidoreductase — MVTRLRALVTAPLRGPGFDKLGRLVDVVYDPWIELRPLRIYTAEQLAEQAAAERADVLVVEGDSVAGPVFDLPLRAVASTRGDPNNVDVDAATAARIPVLHTPARNADAVAEMAVALLFAVTRHVLTADADVRAGEVFRDGTIPYQRFRAWEIAGLTAGLVGLGAVARALRWRLEGLGMNVIAYDPYHDEARHSLDELLAEADVVSLHAPVTDETVGMIGAEQFAAMRDGVVFLNTARAQLHDTDALVDALRRGKVAAAGLDHFVGEWLPPDHPLTTMANVVLTPHIGGATWNTEARQAQMVADDLDALLSGRRPAHIVNPEVLSP; from the coding sequence ATCGTGACCCGACTTCGTGCGCTGGTGACCGCACCGCTTCGCGGCCCGGGATTCGACAAGCTCGGCCGGCTGGTCGACGTGGTGTATGACCCGTGGATCGAGCTGCGTCCGCTGCGGATCTACACCGCTGAGCAACTCGCCGAGCAGGCCGCGGCCGAGCGCGCCGATGTGCTTGTGGTGGAGGGTGATTCGGTGGCCGGGCCGGTGTTCGACCTGCCGCTGCGGGCGGTGGCGTCCACCCGCGGCGACCCGAACAACGTCGACGTCGACGCTGCCACCGCGGCGCGAATCCCGGTGCTGCACACCCCGGCCCGCAACGCCGACGCGGTGGCCGAGATGGCGGTGGCGTTGCTTTTCGCGGTGACGCGTCATGTGCTCACCGCGGACGCCGACGTCCGCGCCGGCGAGGTGTTCCGCGACGGCACCATCCCCTATCAGCGCTTCCGTGCGTGGGAGATCGCCGGGTTGACGGCTGGGCTGGTCGGGCTGGGCGCGGTGGCGCGCGCCCTGCGCTGGCGGCTGGAGGGGCTCGGGATGAACGTGATCGCGTACGACCCCTACCACGACGAGGCCCGTCACAGCCTCGACGAGCTGCTGGCCGAGGCCGACGTCGTGTCACTGCATGCGCCCGTCACCGACGAGACGGTCGGCATGATCGGTGCCGAGCAGTTCGCGGCGATGCGCGACGGCGTGGTGTTCCTCAACACCGCGCGTGCCCAGCTGCACGACACCGACGCGCTGGTCGACGCGCTGCGCCGCGGCAAGGTCGCCGCGGCGGGCCTGGACCACTTCGTCGGCGAATGGCTGCCGCCCGATCACCCGCTGACCACGATGGCCAACGTCGTGCTCACCCCCCATATCGGCGGTGCGACGTGGAACACTGAGGCGCGACAGGCGCAGATGGTCGCCGACGACCTCGACGCGCTGCTGTCGGGGCGTCGACCCGCACATATCGTCAACCCGGAGGTGCTCAGCCCATGA
- the rplN gene encoding 50S ribosomal protein L14: MIQQESRVKVADNTGAREILCIRVLGGSGRRYAGIGDVIVATVKEAIPGGNIKRGEIVKAVIVRTVKERRRADGSYIKFDENAAVIIKADNDPRGTRIFGPVGRELREKRFMKIVSLAPEVL, translated from the coding sequence GTGATTCAGCAGGAATCGCGGGTGAAGGTCGCCGACAACACGGGCGCACGAGAAATCCTGTGCATCCGCGTGCTCGGCGGCTCCGGGCGGCGCTACGCCGGCATCGGCGACGTCATCGTGGCGACCGTCAAGGAGGCCATCCCCGGCGGCAACATCAAGCGGGGCGAGATCGTGAAGGCCGTCATCGTGCGCACCGTCAAGGAGCGTCGCCGCGCCGACGGCAGCTACATCAAGTTCGACGAGAACGCCGCGGTCATCATCAAGGCCGACAACGACCCGCGCGGAACCCGCATCTTCGGTCCGGTCGGCCGCGAACTTCGCGAGAAGCGCTTCATGAAGATCGTCTCGCTCGCTCCGGAGGTGTTGTAG
- the sppA gene encoding signal peptide peptidase SppA, with amino-acid sequence MFAFLPGIPGADDIRALAQRIDTARHHGVPDGCVLELDLTAVPNETGGFDPFAFIAGGGKPLVLRQAVDAIHRAAEDPRVAGLIARIQLPAAPAGPVQELRSAIAAFSDAKPSLAWAETYPGTMSYYLASAFREVWMQPSGSVGLVGFATNALFLRDALDKAGIEAQFIARGEYKSAANRFTQNSYTEAHREADTRLIESLHAQVIEGVAGSRHLDPDEVDALADRAPLLRDDAVTSRLVDRIGFRDEAYARIAELVGAPGISPETGDADSEDAPPRLYLWRYARATAPRSGPSMPPIPGRKPKPAIAVVTLDGPIVSGRGGPPLLPLGNSSAGGDTIAAALREAAADDDVVAIVLRVESPGGSVSGSETIWREVAKVRDGGTPVVASMGAVAASGGYYVSMGADAIVANPGTITGSIGVITGKLVARELKDRLGLSSDSVRTNRNADAWSINQPFTEEQHEHIVAETDLVYTDFVERVAQGRKMSVEDVDAVARGRIWTGADALERGLVDELGGLRTAITRAKVLAGLDPDAEVRTVGYPGSSLRDLLRPKPSSQPAAASLPEAFAALVGRSLVGVLDNAERSLSGVSALWLGDTRF; translated from the coding sequence ATGTTCGCATTCCTGCCCGGCATCCCCGGCGCCGACGACATCCGCGCCCTGGCCCAGCGCATCGACACCGCCAGGCACCACGGAGTGCCCGACGGCTGCGTGCTGGAACTCGACCTGACGGCGGTGCCGAACGAGACCGGCGGCTTCGACCCGTTCGCGTTCATCGCGGGCGGCGGCAAGCCGCTGGTGCTCCGGCAGGCCGTCGACGCCATCCACCGCGCCGCCGAGGATCCGCGGGTGGCGGGGCTGATCGCGCGGATCCAGCTGCCTGCCGCCCCGGCGGGGCCGGTGCAGGAACTGCGGTCGGCGATCGCGGCGTTCAGCGACGCCAAACCGTCGCTGGCGTGGGCGGAGACCTACCCCGGCACCATGTCCTACTACCTGGCGTCGGCGTTCCGCGAGGTGTGGATGCAGCCGTCGGGATCGGTCGGGCTGGTCGGGTTCGCCACCAACGCGCTGTTCCTGCGTGACGCGCTGGACAAGGCCGGCATCGAGGCGCAATTCATCGCCCGCGGCGAATACAAGTCCGCCGCAAACCGTTTCACACAGAACAGCTACACCGAAGCCCACCGCGAGGCCGACACCCGGCTGATCGAAAGCCTGCACGCGCAGGTGATCGAGGGGGTGGCCGGGTCGCGCCATCTGGACCCCGACGAGGTCGACGCGCTCGCCGACAGGGCCCCGCTGCTGCGCGACGACGCCGTCACGAGCCGGCTCGTCGACCGCATCGGGTTCCGTGACGAGGCCTACGCACGCATCGCCGAACTTGTTGGCGCCCCGGGGATCTCACCGGAAACCGGGGACGCCGACTCCGAGGACGCGCCGCCGCGGCTGTATCTGTGGCGGTATGCGCGCGCCACCGCGCCGCGGTCCGGGCCGTCGATGCCCCCGATTCCCGGCCGCAAGCCCAAACCGGCGATCGCGGTGGTCACGCTGGACGGCCCGATCGTCAGCGGCCGCGGCGGCCCGCCGCTGCTGCCGCTGGGCAACTCGAGCGCGGGCGGCGACACGATCGCCGCAGCGCTGCGCGAGGCCGCCGCCGACGACGACGTCGTGGCCATCGTGCTGCGGGTGGAGAGTCCCGGCGGGTCGGTTTCCGGGTCGGAGACCATCTGGCGTGAGGTGGCGAAGGTGCGCGACGGCGGCACACCCGTCGTCGCCTCGATGGGGGCGGTGGCGGCCTCCGGCGGCTACTACGTGTCGATGGGCGCCGACGCCATCGTCGCCAACCCGGGCACCATCACCGGATCCATCGGCGTGATCACCGGCAAGCTGGTGGCCCGCGAGCTCAAGGACCGGCTCGGGCTGAGCTCGGATTCGGTGCGCACCAACCGAAATGCCGATGCATGGTCGATCAACCAGCCGTTCACCGAGGAGCAGCACGAGCACATCGTCGCCGAGACCGACCTGGTCTACACCGACTTCGTGGAGCGGGTCGCCCAGGGCCGCAAGATGAGCGTCGAGGACGTCGACGCTGTCGCTCGGGGCCGGATCTGGACGGGCGCCGACGCGCTGGAGCGCGGCCTGGTCGACGAGCTCGGCGGGCTGCGCACCGCGATCACCCGCGCGAAGGTGCTGGCCGGTCTCGACCCCGACGCCGAGGTGCGCACCGTCGGATACCCCGGGTCGTCGCTGAGGGATCTGTTGCGGCCCAAGCCGTCGTCACAGCCGGCGGCGGCCTCGCTGCCGGAGGCGTTCGCCGCGCTGGTGGGCCGGTCGCTGGTCGGCGTGCTCGACAACGCGGAGCGCTCGCTGTCCGGGGTGAGCGCGCTCTGGCTGGGCGACACCCGCTTTTGA
- the rplF gene encoding 50S ribosomal protein L6: MSRIGKQPVLVPSGVDVTIDGQHVSVKGPKGSLELAVAEPIKVSRDDDGAIVVTRPDDDRHNRSLHGLSRTLVANLITGVTEGYTTKMEIHGVGYRVQLKGNTLEFSLGYSHPVTVEAPEGITFAVESPTKFSISGIDKQKVGQISANIRRLRRPDPYKGKGVRYEGEQIRRKVGKTGK; encoded by the coding sequence ATGTCCCGCATTGGAAAGCAACCGGTCCTGGTGCCGTCCGGGGTCGACGTGACGATCGACGGCCAGCACGTGTCGGTCAAGGGCCCCAAGGGGTCCCTCGAACTGGCGGTGGCCGAGCCGATCAAGGTGTCGCGCGACGACGACGGCGCCATCGTGGTGACCCGCCCCGACGACGATCGGCACAACCGCTCGCTGCACGGGTTGTCGCGCACGCTGGTGGCCAACCTGATCACCGGTGTGACCGAGGGTTACACCACGAAGATGGAGATCCACGGCGTCGGTTACCGCGTGCAGCTCAAGGGCAACACGCTCGAGTTCTCGCTCGGCTACAGCCATCCCGTCACCGTCGAGGCGCCGGAGGGCATCACCTTTGCGGTGGAGTCGCCCACCAAGTTCTCGATCTCGGGTATCGACAAGCAGAAGGTCGGTCAGATCTCGGCGAACATCCGCCGCCTGCGCCGCCCGGACCCCTACAAGGGCAAGGGCGTTCGCTACGAGGGCGAGCAGATCCGCCGCAAGGTCGGAAAGACAGGTAAGTAG
- a CDS encoding type Z 30S ribosomal protein S14 yields MAKKALVNKANKKPKFKVRGYTRCSKCGRPRAVFRKFGLCRICLREMAHAGELPGVQKASW; encoded by the coding sequence ATGGCAAAGAAGGCATTGGTCAACAAGGCCAACAAGAAGCCGAAATTCAAGGTGCGCGGCTACACGCGGTGCAGCAAGTGCGGCCGTCCGCGCGCGGTGTTCCGCAAGTTCGGCCTGTGCCGAATCTGCCTGCGCGAGATGGCACATGCCGGCGAACTGCCCGGCGTCCAGAAGGCCAGCTGGTAA
- the rpmD gene encoding 50S ribosomal protein L30 → MAELKITQVRSTIGARWKQRESLRTLGLRRIRQSVVREDNPQTRGLIKTVHHLVKVEEV, encoded by the coding sequence ATGGCGGAGCTGAAGATCACCCAGGTGCGCAGCACCATCGGTGCGCGCTGGAAGCAGCGCGAGAGCCTACGTACGCTGGGGCTGCGCCGTATCCGGCAGTCCGTGGTCCGTGAGGACAACCCGCAGACGCGCGGGCTGATCAAGACCGTGCATCACCTCGTGAAGGTGGAGGAGGTCTAA
- the rplX gene encoding 50S ribosomal protein L24: protein MKVHKGDTVLVISGKDKGAKGKVLVAYPARNKVLVEGVNRIKKHTAVSSNERGAQSGGIVTQEAPIHVSNVMVVDSDGKPTRVGYRIDEETGKKVRIAKTNGKDI, encoded by the coding sequence ATGAAGGTCCACAAGGGCGACACCGTGCTGGTCATCTCCGGCAAGGACAAAGGCGCCAAGGGCAAGGTGCTGGTGGCCTACCCGGCACGCAACAAGGTTCTCGTCGAGGGCGTGAACCGCATCAAGAAGCACACCGCGGTGTCGAGCAACGAACGCGGCGCGCAGTCCGGCGGCATCGTCACCCAGGAGGCCCCGATCCACGTCAGCAACGTGATGGTCGTCGACTCCGACGGCAAGCCGACCCGCGTCGGGTACCGCATTGACGAAGAGACCGGCAAGAAGGTCCGCATCGCCAAGACCAACGGCAAGGACATCTGA
- the rplO gene encoding 50S ribosomal protein L15: protein MTPIKLHDLKPAPGSKKAKTRVGRGEGSGRGKTAGRGTKGTKARKNVPATFEGGQMPIHMRLPKLKGFRNRFRTTYEVVNVGDINKLFPNGGDVGVDELVAAGAVRKNTLVKVLGDGKLTAKVNVTAHKFSGSAREKITAAGGSATEL, encoded by the coding sequence ATGACACCCATCAAGCTTCATGACCTGAAACCCGCCCCCGGCTCCAAGAAGGCCAAGACCCGCGTCGGTCGCGGTGAGGGCTCGGGCCGCGGGAAGACCGCCGGTCGCGGCACCAAGGGCACCAAGGCCCGCAAGAACGTGCCCGCGACGTTCGAGGGCGGCCAGATGCCGATCCACATGCGGCTGCCCAAGCTCAAGGGGTTCCGCAACCGGTTCCGCACCACCTATGAGGTGGTCAACGTCGGCGACATCAACAAGCTGTTCCCCAACGGCGGCGACGTCGGCGTTGACGAGCTGGTGGCCGCGGGCGCGGTGCGCAAGAACACGCTGGTTAAGGTGCTCGGCGACGGCAAGCTGACCGCGAAGGTCAACGTCACCGCGCACAAGTTCAGCGGCAGCGCACGCGAAAAGATCACCGCCGCAGGCGGTTCGGCGACCGAGCTGTAG
- a CDS encoding formylglycine-generating enzyme family protein, producing the protein MLTELVELPGGSFRMGSTQFYPEEAPSHTVQVAAFAVERHPVTNAQFAEFVEETGYRTVAEQPLDPALYPGAAAADLVPGGLVFRPTSGPVDLRDWRQWWMWTPGACWRDPLGPGGPSWRERPDHPVVQVAYPDAAAYARWAGRRLPTEAEWEFAARAGTTTTYPWGEEARPGGRLMANTWQGDFPYRNTGALGWVGTSPVGTFPPNAFGLVDMIGNVWEWTTTRFWGHHRLDEPPKPCCTPGGPADPTVHQALKGGSYLCAPEYCHRYRPTARSPQSQDSATTHIGFRCVADI; encoded by the coding sequence ATGCTCACCGAGCTCGTCGAGCTGCCGGGCGGGTCGTTTCGGATGGGCTCGACGCAGTTCTATCCGGAAGAGGCGCCGTCGCACACCGTCCAGGTGGCCGCGTTCGCCGTCGAACGCCATCCGGTCACCAACGCGCAGTTCGCCGAGTTCGTCGAGGAGACCGGCTACCGCACCGTCGCCGAGCAGCCGCTGGACCCGGCGCTGTATCCGGGCGCTGCCGCCGCGGACCTGGTGCCGGGCGGGCTGGTCTTTCGGCCCACCTCTGGGCCCGTCGACCTGCGTGACTGGCGGCAGTGGTGGATGTGGACGCCGGGGGCGTGCTGGCGCGACCCGCTCGGCCCGGGGGGTCCATCGTGGCGGGAGCGGCCGGATCATCCCGTCGTGCAGGTGGCCTATCCCGACGCGGCCGCCTACGCGCGCTGGGCCGGTCGGCGGCTGCCCACCGAGGCCGAATGGGAGTTCGCCGCCCGCGCCGGCACGACGACCACCTATCCGTGGGGCGAGGAGGCGCGCCCGGGCGGGCGGTTGATGGCCAACACCTGGCAGGGCGACTTTCCGTACCGCAACACCGGCGCGCTCGGCTGGGTCGGCACCTCACCCGTGGGGACCTTTCCGCCCAACGCGTTCGGCCTGGTCGACATGATCGGCAACGTCTGGGAGTGGACGACGACGCGGTTCTGGGGCCACCACCGCCTCGATGAGCCGCCGAAGCCCTGCTGCACGCCCGGCGGCCCCGCCGACCCGACCGTGCACCAGGCGCTCAAGGGCGGCTCGTATCTGTGCGCCCCCGAGTACTGCCACCGCTACCGTCCCACAGCGCGCTCACCGCAGTCGCAGGACAGCGCGACCACGCACATCGGCTTCCGCTGCGTGGCCGACATCTGA
- a CDS encoding L-fuculose-phosphate aldolase yields MRFVDNPEDAVLAAAKDMLRRGLVEGTAGNISARRADANLVITPSSVDYRDMTRDDLVVVDADGNVVAAKDGRAPSSEMALHLACYRAFDDIGSVIHSHPVWATMFAVARQSIPACVDEFAVYCGGDIRCADYAASGTPDVGHNAVKALEGRAAALIANHGLVAVAGRPDKALHVTALVERTAQITWGARALGGPVPIPEEVNRNFAAVYGYLRQQG; encoded by the coding sequence ATGAGGTTCGTGGACAACCCCGAGGACGCGGTGCTCGCTGCGGCCAAGGACATGCTGCGGCGCGGGCTGGTCGAGGGCACCGCGGGCAACATCTCGGCCCGGCGTGCGGACGCGAACTTGGTCATCACCCCGTCGTCGGTGGACTACCGCGATATGACGCGCGACGACCTCGTGGTGGTCGATGCCGACGGAAACGTGGTGGCGGCCAAGGACGGTCGAGCGCCGTCGTCGGAGATGGCGTTGCATCTGGCGTGCTACCGCGCGTTCGACGACATCGGCAGCGTGATCCACAGCCATCCCGTGTGGGCGACGATGTTCGCCGTTGCGCGCCAGTCGATTCCGGCATGTGTCGACGAGTTCGCGGTGTACTGCGGCGGCGACATCCGCTGCGCGGACTACGCGGCGTCAGGCACTCCCGACGTCGGCCACAATGCCGTGAAGGCGCTGGAGGGGCGCGCGGCCGCGCTGATCGCCAACCACGGCCTGGTCGCGGTCGCCGGGCGCCCGGACAAGGCGCTGCACGTCACCGCGCTGGTGGAGCGTACCGCCCAGATCACCTGGGGTGCCCGAGCTTTGGGTGGGCCGGTGCCGATACCCGAGGAGGTCAACCGCAACTTCGCGGCGGTGTACGGGTATCTGCGCCAGCAGGGGTAA
- the rplE gene encoding 50S ribosomal protein L5, with product MTTETHPGASLAQEEKTLPRLKQRYREEIRDALRKEFGYANVMQIPGVVKVVVNMGVGDAARDAKLINGAVNDLALITGQKPEIRKARKSIAQFKLREGMPIGARVTLRGDRMWEFLDRLISIALPRIRDFRGLSPKQFDGTGNYTFGLTEQSVFHEIDVDSIDRPRGMDITVVTSATNDDEGRALLRALGFPFKEN from the coding sequence ATGACCACAGAGACCCATCCCGGCGCTTCGCTTGCCCAGGAAGAAAAGACCCTCCCGCGCCTCAAGCAGCGCTACCGCGAGGAGATCCGCGACGCGTTGCGCAAGGAGTTCGGCTACGCCAACGTCATGCAGATCCCCGGCGTGGTCAAGGTGGTCGTCAACATGGGCGTCGGCGACGCCGCCCGCGACGCCAAGCTGATCAACGGCGCCGTCAACGATCTGGCTTTGATCACGGGTCAGAAACCTGAAATCCGCAAGGCCCGCAAATCGATCGCCCAGTTCAAGCTGCGCGAGGGCATGCCGATCGGCGCCCGCGTCACGCTGCGCGGCGATCGGATGTGGGAGTTCCTGGACCGGCTGATCTCCATCGCGCTGCCGCGTATCCGCGACTTCCGCGGGCTCTCGCCCAAGCAGTTCGACGGCACCGGCAACTACACGTTCGGGTTGACCGAACAGTCGGTGTTCCACGAGATCGACGTCGACAGCATCGACCGCCCGCGCGGCATGGACATCACCGTCGTCACCTCGGCGACCAACGACGACGAAGGACGAGCGCTGTTGCGGGCGCTGGGCTTTCCGTTCAAGGAGAACTGA
- the rpsE gene encoding 30S ribosomal protein S5, translating to MAEQATAGGPSDTRPARGEREGRGRRDDRGGRGRDGDKTNYLERVVSINRVSKVVKGGRRFSFTALVIVGDGNGMVGVGYGKAKEVPAAIAKGVDEARKNFFRVPLIGGTITHPVQGEAAAGVVMLRPASPGTGVIAGGAVRAVLECAGVRDILAKSLGSDNAINVVHATVAALKLLQRPEEVAARRGLPIEDVAPAGMLRARREAEALAATAAREGSA from the coding sequence ATGGCCGAGCAGGCAACCGCCGGCGGCCCCTCAGACACCCGCCCAGCGCGCGGTGAGCGCGAGGGCCGGGGTCGTCGCGACGACCGTGGCGGCCGTGGCCGCGACGGTGACAAGACCAACTACCTCGAGCGTGTCGTCTCGATCAACCGGGTCTCCAAGGTGGTCAAGGGTGGCCGCCGGTTCAGCTTCACCGCGCTGGTGATCGTCGGCGACGGCAACGGCATGGTCGGCGTCGGCTACGGCAAGGCCAAGGAAGTTCCGGCCGCAATCGCCAAGGGCGTCGACGAGGCACGCAAGAACTTCTTCCGGGTTCCGCTGATCGGCGGCACCATCACCCACCCGGTGCAGGGCGAAGCCGCCGCCGGTGTGGTGATGCTGCGCCCGGCCAGCCCCGGTACCGGCGTGATCGCCGGCGGCGCCGTTCGTGCGGTGCTGGAATGTGCTGGCGTGCGCGACATCCTGGCCAAGTCCCTGGGCAGCGACAACGCGATCAACGTGGTGCATGCCACCGTTGCCGCACTCAAGCTGCTGCAGCGTCCCGAAGAGGTGGCGGCCCGCCGCGGGCTGCCCATCGAGGACGTGGCACCCGCGGGCATGCTGCGGGCCAGGCGCGAGGCCGAGGCACTGGCCGCAACGGCCGCACGAGAAGGGTCGGCCTAG
- the rplR gene encoding 50S ribosomal protein L18, which translates to MATQTESAKRAAVGRNVSEVRRTARKRRHARLRKKISGTAELPRLVVHRSSRHIHVQLVNDLNGTTLAAASSIEPDVRAVDGDKKAHSVRVGQLIAERAKAAGIEQVVFDRGGYTYGGRIAALADAAREGGLKF; encoded by the coding sequence ATGGCTACTCAGACAGAGTCCGCGAAGCGCGCTGCGGTGGGCCGCAACGTCTCCGAGGTCCGGCGGACCGCGCGCAAGCGTCGGCACGCCCGGCTGCGCAAGAAGATCTCGGGCACCGCCGAGCTGCCCCGCCTGGTCGTGCACCGCTCGTCGCGGCACATCCACGTGCAGCTGGTCAACGACCTCAACGGCACCACGCTGGCCGCCGCCTCCTCGATCGAACCCGATGTGCGTGCGGTCGACGGCGACAAGAAGGCCCACAGCGTGCGCGTCGGTCAGCTGATCGCCGAGCGCGCCAAGGCCGCCGGGATCGAGCAGGTCGTGTTCGACCGTGGCGGATACACCTACGGTGGACGGATAGCGGCACTGGCTGACGCGGCACGCGAAGGCGGGCTGAAATTCTAA